One Paraglaciecola mesophila genomic region harbors:
- the apaG gene encoding Co2+/Mg2+ efflux protein ApaG: MTTPFVSGHELSDKINVSVNTQHLPEHAANEADKYAFAYEITIANNSHESVQLINRYWLIIDGNGKQSEVEGAGVIGQQPQIDSGNSFQYTSGAVLDTPVGSMQGFYEMQDKDGALFRVPIDIFRLAVPHLIN, from the coding sequence ATGACCACCCCTTTTGTTTCTGGTCACGAGCTAAGTGACAAAATCAATGTTAGTGTCAATACCCAACATTTGCCGGAGCATGCTGCCAACGAAGCAGATAAATATGCCTTTGCGTACGAAATTACCATAGCCAACAATAGCCACGAGAGCGTGCAACTGATCAACCGTTATTGGCTCATTATTGATGGAAATGGCAAACAATCTGAAGTTGAAGGTGCAGGCGTAATCGGTCAACAGCCACAAATAGACAGTGGAAATAGTTTTCAATACACCAGCGGCGCAGTACTTGATACCCCAGTGGGCTCTATGCAAGGTTTTTATGAGATGCAGGATAAAGATGGCGCACTGTTTCGCGTGCCGATTGATATTTTCCGCCTTGCTGTACCACACCTGATCAATTAA
- a CDS encoding symmetrical bis(5'-nucleosyl)-tetraphosphatase: protein MADYIVGDIQGCLSGLKNLLNKVGFAPGADTLYAVGDLIGRGSESLDTLQYLYELGDSFQTVLGNHDLNLLAIYCGVKRAKKGDKLDNVITSGDFAKYCHWLRTKPLAMSINHSMLVAHAGLYPAWSFDKAIQLSTEISDALQSAQWQQLIKNMYGDKPSRWRDDLTGEARQRFIINAFTRMRFLEKDNRLDFDCKTHPNDAPKSLTPWFTIKNPQLEAQQKVVFGHWAALDGETNSETFIALDTGYVWGGHMTLLRIDTHQQISTP, encoded by the coding sequence ATGGCTGATTACATCGTTGGTGATATACAGGGCTGCTTAAGCGGTCTAAAAAACCTGTTAAATAAAGTCGGGTTTGCCCCAGGAGCCGACACACTTTATGCTGTGGGTGATCTTATAGGACGAGGCTCTGAATCTTTAGACACGCTTCAGTATCTTTATGAGTTAGGTGATAGTTTTCAAACCGTTCTGGGAAACCACGATCTTAATCTATTAGCCATATATTGCGGTGTAAAACGCGCGAAAAAAGGCGATAAACTAGACAATGTAATTACCTCAGGGGATTTTGCCAAATATTGCCACTGGCTGCGTACAAAACCGTTGGCTATGTCCATCAACCACTCCATGCTTGTGGCCCACGCCGGCCTCTATCCCGCGTGGTCTTTTGACAAAGCAATCCAGTTAAGTACTGAAATAAGTGATGCATTACAAAGCGCACAATGGCAGCAGCTAATAAAAAATATGTACGGTGATAAACCAAGCCGCTGGCGTGATGATCTGACGGGTGAAGCACGGCAACGCTTTATCATCAACGCATTTACCAGGATGCGATTTTTGGAAAAAGACAATCGACTAGACTTCGATTGTAAAACCCACCCAAATGATGCGCCAAAATCCCTTACCCCTTGGTTTACAATCAAAAACCCACAGCTCGAAGCACAGCAAAAGGTTGTTTTTGGTCATTGGGCTGCGTTAGACGGCGAGACAAATAGCGAGACATTTATTGCTCTGGATACTGGGTATGTATGGGGTGGGCACATGACCCTACTGCGAATTGACACACACCAACAAATATCGACTCCCTAA